One genomic region from Puniceicoccus vermicola encodes:
- a CDS encoding NAD(P)-dependent oxidoreductase: MEQPTISVLGLGIIGSIWAGHYSEAGVLAATWNRTPKPDFSQWVDSASAAAEAGEIVQLCLYDPDSVEEVLESILPVLDASKIVFQSSTIDPISAEKFAEKVRSTGARYVEAPFTGSKPAAEEKQTVYFQGGSDADLDFIEPILSLVSRKRFRFDTPTQAATIKLAMNHQISAITESLCEGIAWSRKAGLSDGQFFDVLRENVAWSGLAGLKEEKIREMDFSPQFSVRNMEKDMRLATNSAPLDLPSLALVRERLKAALEAGYGDDDFISLLRILP, translated from the coding sequence ATGGAACAACCTACGATTTCGGTTTTGGGACTGGGGATTATTGGCTCGATTTGGGCCGGTCATTATTCGGAAGCAGGTGTGCTGGCCGCGACTTGGAACCGGACGCCGAAACCTGATTTTTCCCAGTGGGTGGATTCAGCGTCTGCGGCCGCTGAGGCCGGAGAGATTGTCCAGCTTTGTCTCTACGATCCGGACTCGGTGGAGGAAGTGCTCGAGTCTATTCTACCGGTGCTGGATGCTTCGAAGATCGTGTTTCAATCGTCCACTATTGACCCGATCAGTGCCGAGAAATTTGCGGAGAAGGTTCGCTCGACCGGAGCGCGTTATGTCGAAGCTCCCTTCACGGGGAGTAAACCAGCGGCGGAGGAGAAACAAACGGTTTACTTCCAAGGAGGATCGGATGCCGACCTCGATTTTATCGAACCGATCCTGTCTCTCGTCTCCCGGAAGCGTTTCCGTTTCGATACGCCCACGCAGGCGGCCACCATCAAGTTGGCCATGAATCACCAAATTTCGGCAATCACCGAGTCCCTCTGCGAAGGAATTGCCTGGTCGAGGAAAGCTGGACTCAGCGACGGCCAGTTTTTCGATGTTCTTCGGGAAAACGTTGCTTGGTCCGGTCTGGCTGGACTGAAAGAAGAGAAGATTCGGGAAATGGATTTCTCTCCACAGTTTTCTGTCCGCAACATGGAGAAGGACATGCGTCTGGCGACGAATTCGGCTCCACTCGACCTGCCCTCGCTCGCACTCGTTCGCGAACGACTAAAGGCCGCCCTCGAAGCGGGTTATGGCGACGATGATTTTATTTCCCTGCTTCGAATCCTCCCGTGA
- a CDS encoding PD-(D/E)XK nuclease family protein, with translation MIELHYTGCQRPILRSLLDHLWTPGTSEIPDLSNTALLLPTRNVGRRVRESLALRALEEGRALLSPTVLTPGSLFSAMGGGAAGLSRADQTLVVARALRSASSEMLNAAFGRDPEGGLEEQLSFARFFLETRRELSEALLDFREACELETIGDRDRWRALAGIEHLYSRLLDENGQQDPDDRAAQIAKNPTEFFPWKRMVIAGTPDFPERVAVCLRNLGTQFPIEILVLADPDQADGFDEVGRPRVEWFSAAPIEIPDESLIVCKDVGEANGKIADRLSQHPESRSACVCGVGFPADGAALTFELQTKGISAYDPAGQPFGSTEAGRFFRHLTGVCFGEEIPDLVAWLRDPFVARWMKSAGERASREDWIQEADELLEKILPNAIGDFFNVVANRKRRSRVLSMTRALRRTARETGNIFALVEHPDLRPLLAEVETSEGVPEFASALAAIHESAGRLAGIRDLYSLGRWAVEEAMKFPVYADRPAEVIEVLGWLELLWEENEWLQIPDFYDGSVPGMIGSHPLLPETLRQNLHIPGRKTRDARDAYILRTLIDLRSQNGRVDLHVPGRDLEGSVVSPSRLLYYTKPDALPHRVQWLSQEPTPTAPASSASPITINPSSPEVIADWLDSLDRIHVTSFSSWVRCPFTFFLERVANWKCVDPDRLEMDPGAFGTGLHEVMRQLDEPESEPLNWEGLEAVEARAYTLLDNWFIDEFGRRPGLLLELQREGLKRRVQAAVKIRQESRLEGWTPLHVEWNFRDEQLLTIEGIPISGQIDLVEERGDELRVVDYKTSEKATDPLDAHITDLSRRRSFSVSSLLPVSGLSQWGWTNLQLPLYAAALRKKYPGRPIRVAYIQLPRAVTESKLVEWPEFTDDLAQDGFSTAQKVVAFWRQKGFWPPSSTFKQSDQFEWSGPNGEASWTPEGLVDLASLESGNQEDSE, from the coding sequence GTGATCGAACTTCACTACACCGGCTGCCAACGGCCCATTCTTCGCAGCCTGCTCGACCACCTCTGGACGCCTGGCACTTCAGAGATTCCGGATCTCTCGAATACGGCTTTGCTGCTTCCCACCCGCAATGTCGGGCGACGAGTTCGGGAATCCCTGGCTCTCCGTGCCTTGGAGGAAGGCCGGGCTCTACTCAGCCCCACGGTCCTTACCCCCGGGTCGCTATTTTCGGCCATGGGCGGAGGTGCTGCAGGGCTCTCTCGCGCTGACCAAACTCTCGTCGTTGCCCGGGCACTTCGATCGGCCTCCTCTGAAATGTTGAACGCCGCCTTCGGAAGAGATCCTGAAGGAGGGCTGGAAGAACAACTTTCCTTCGCCCGATTCTTTCTCGAAACCCGACGGGAATTGAGCGAGGCCCTACTTGATTTTAGAGAAGCTTGTGAGTTGGAAACGATTGGCGACCGCGACCGGTGGAGGGCTCTTGCCGGAATCGAACACCTGTATAGCCGTTTACTCGATGAAAACGGCCAGCAGGATCCTGATGACCGTGCGGCTCAGATTGCCAAGAATCCAACCGAGTTTTTTCCGTGGAAAAGGATGGTCATCGCCGGAACCCCCGATTTCCCAGAGAGGGTTGCCGTCTGCCTCCGGAATCTGGGGACGCAATTTCCGATCGAAATTCTCGTTCTTGCCGATCCGGATCAGGCGGATGGGTTCGACGAGGTGGGTCGCCCTCGTGTCGAGTGGTTTTCCGCAGCTCCCATCGAGATACCCGACGAGTCCTTAATCGTCTGCAAAGATGTGGGGGAAGCCAACGGGAAGATCGCGGATCGGTTGAGCCAGCACCCGGAATCACGGTCTGCCTGTGTCTGCGGGGTCGGGTTTCCCGCCGATGGAGCCGCCCTGACCTTCGAACTGCAAACCAAGGGCATTTCCGCCTACGATCCCGCTGGCCAACCTTTTGGTTCGACGGAAGCAGGTCGATTCTTTCGCCACCTCACTGGAGTTTGTTTTGGCGAAGAAATTCCCGACTTGGTCGCCTGGCTGAGAGATCCCTTTGTCGCCCGATGGATGAAGTCTGCGGGAGAACGCGCCAGCCGTGAGGACTGGATCCAGGAAGCCGACGAGCTTTTGGAAAAGATCCTTCCCAATGCGATTGGCGATTTTTTCAACGTGGTGGCGAACCGGAAACGGAGGTCCCGGGTCCTCAGTATGACTCGAGCCCTCCGACGCACCGCCCGGGAGACGGGGAATATTTTTGCACTGGTGGAGCATCCCGATTTACGGCCCCTTCTCGCCGAGGTCGAAACCTCTGAAGGGGTTCCCGAGTTCGCTTCTGCCCTCGCTGCGATTCACGAGTCTGCGGGACGCCTCGCCGGGATTCGCGATCTTTACTCGCTCGGGCGTTGGGCAGTCGAGGAAGCGATGAAATTTCCGGTGTATGCGGATCGTCCGGCCGAGGTCATCGAAGTACTCGGTTGGCTCGAATTGCTCTGGGAAGAAAACGAGTGGCTGCAGATCCCCGACTTCTACGATGGATCCGTTCCGGGGATGATTGGCTCTCATCCACTGCTTCCGGAAACTCTCCGCCAGAACCTCCACATCCCAGGCCGTAAAACCCGGGATGCCCGAGACGCGTACATTCTTCGCACTCTTATCGACCTCCGAAGCCAAAACGGACGTGTCGATCTCCACGTGCCCGGCAGGGACTTGGAGGGCAGCGTCGTTTCCCCCTCGCGGCTTCTCTACTATACGAAGCCGGATGCATTGCCGCATCGGGTCCAATGGTTGTCACAGGAGCCCACTCCGACCGCTCCGGCCTCCTCCGCCTCCCCAATCACCATCAACCCTTCCTCCCCCGAGGTTATCGCCGACTGGCTCGACTCCCTCGACCGAATCCATGTGACCAGTTTTTCCTCCTGGGTCCGCTGTCCATTTACATTCTTCCTGGAACGGGTCGCCAACTGGAAATGCGTGGATCCCGACCGCTTGGAAATGGATCCCGGAGCCTTCGGGACCGGATTGCACGAGGTCATGCGGCAACTGGACGAGCCGGAAAGCGAGCCATTGAATTGGGAAGGTTTGGAAGCCGTGGAAGCCAGGGCCTATACCCTTCTCGACAACTGGTTTATCGATGAGTTTGGACGTCGCCCAGGTCTCCTGCTTGAGCTGCAGCGTGAGGGCTTGAAGCGAAGAGTTCAGGCGGCGGTGAAAATTCGGCAGGAATCTCGGCTCGAGGGCTGGACTCCACTGCATGTGGAGTGGAATTTTCGGGACGAGCAACTTTTGACCATTGAGGGGATTCCAATCTCCGGACAGATCGACCTCGTCGAGGAACGGGGGGATGAACTTCGTGTAGTCGATTATAAGACCAGTGAAAAAGCCACCGATCCGCTGGATGCTCACATCACCGACCTTTCCCGGCGGCGTTCTTTCAGCGTCTCGTCTCTTCTCCCGGTTTCCGGACTTTCTCAGTGGGGCTGGACCAATCTCCAACTCCCACTTTATGCCGCGGCCCTACGAAAGAAATATCCCGGGCGCCCGATTCGGGTTGCCTATATCCAGTTGCCCCGCGCCGTAACCGAATCAAAATTGGTAGAGTGGCCCGAGTTTACCGATGACCTGGCCCAAGACGGGTTCTCGACCGCGCAAAAAGTCGTAGCATTCTGGAGACAGAAAGGATTTTGGCCGCCGAGCTCGACTTTCAAGCAGTCCGACCAATTCGAATGGTCCGGACCGAATGGAGAGGCCAGCTGGACCCCGGAAGGCCTGGTTGATTTGGCCTCTCTCGAGTCCGGAAATCAGGAGGATTCCGAATGA